The Chitinophagaceae bacterium genome window below encodes:
- a CDS encoding insulinase family protein — protein sequence MKQHRLHFRIIQIFLFISLALTSFAQVNLKEQIPFDAKVKTGKLPNGLTYYIRPNNKPEQRVELRLVVNAGSILEDGDQLGLAHMTEHMAFNGTKNFKKNDIVSYLQEIGVGFGNDLNAYTSFDETVYILPIPIDKPGNLEKGFQILEDLAHNISNLDEDIDGERAVILEESRLGKGAQERMFRKFLPGLFAGSLYADRLPIGKDSIIKNFKYDVIRRFYRDWYRPDLMAVIIVGDITTEKAEEMIRKHFGGLTNPANPRERKYAPLAPYSKNDLMLISDKEATSYSVAINYPAYIDPPVSIVEEYRNDLIRNLFTRMFNQRLQELTQKENPPFNGASGSFGTYARGYDAFSVYAGAGTGDVKRAMQVLLEELERVKRFGFTATELERSKKNMISSYERSYNNRDKNESANYVEEYISNFLQKDPTPGIEYEFEKVKELLPGISIEEVNNLVNKYIKGVDNRFTYITGPEPKAIDKVPTTEEMLAVFPAVEKADIKAYEDKVVASSLIEKKPTAGKVVSKKTDAKLGTTELTLSNGVKVTLKSTDFKADQILMSSVRPGGKNLYGLADKYNVEYAVPIVQAMGVADFSPVDLRKVLAGKTVQVTPFISAVSEGVRGNSTVKDLETMFQLTWLYFTNPRSDTSLFKSYQQRNKSQYAMAGANPQFAFIDTLYNTLYNNNPQAPIALPKADYFEKINLKRSLEIYKERFADAGSMNFVFVGSFKEEEIIPLIEQYIGSLPATAKKFATVDNKVRPIKGKKEMIVKKGKEEKSLIIQFHSGEVPYSQSLELKAQAATEVLNIRIIEELREKIGGIYGGGIYGGLEQQPYGNYTFAVQLPCGPEKADTLIKAVNKEIKDIATKGPSQKNLDKVKQQWREQHKIDLKENGNWLTALTESKFPGNDINYFVDYEKYVDQLTVKDVQEAAAKLLNGPNVLTAAQMPENDAPSEKNNTAERENKVIESIEIDQPDIKIELFDNGEIDGDTVTVYFNSYPVVSKKQLTANVITLNVKALKNRKNNLVLFAENLGKTPPNTALMRVTAGTKVYNITVESDKKKNGMIVFKWKE from the coding sequence ATGAAACAGCACAGATTACATTTCAGGATTATCCAGATTTTTCTTTTTATTTCTCTTGCTCTTACATCGTTTGCCCAGGTAAACCTGAAAGAACAGATTCCCTTTGATGCAAAAGTGAAAACAGGAAAACTGCCAAACGGACTTACCTATTATATCCGTCCCAATAACAAACCGGAGCAGCGGGTAGAGTTAAGGCTGGTTGTTAATGCAGGCTCGATCCTTGAAGATGGCGATCAACTTGGTCTTGCACATATGACCGAGCACATGGCTTTTAACGGCACAAAGAATTTTAAGAAGAACGATATTGTTTCTTACCTGCAGGAAATTGGTGTTGGCTTTGGAAATGATCTGAACGCTTATACCAGTTTTGATGAAACCGTTTATATCTTGCCAATCCCCATAGACAAACCCGGGAACCTTGAAAAAGGATTCCAGATACTGGAAGACTTGGCGCATAATATTTCTAATCTCGATGAAGATATTGATGGAGAGCGTGCTGTAATCCTGGAAGAAAGCCGTTTAGGTAAAGGAGCGCAGGAAAGAATGTTCCGAAAATTCCTGCCGGGTTTATTTGCCGGTTCATTGTATGCAGACAGGTTACCCATTGGTAAAGACAGCATTATTAAGAACTTCAAGTATGATGTTATCCGCAGGTTTTACCGTGACTGGTACAGACCTGATTTGATGGCGGTGATTATAGTAGGTGATATCACTACAGAAAAAGCAGAAGAAATGATCCGTAAACATTTTGGTGGATTAACAAATCCTGCCAATCCACGTGAACGGAAATATGCCCCACTTGCTCCCTACAGCAAAAATGATTTAATGCTGATAAGCGATAAAGAAGCAACATCTTACAGCGTAGCAATAAATTATCCCGCTTATATAGATCCTCCTGTTTCAATTGTTGAAGAATACAGGAACGATCTTATCCGTAATTTGTTTACACGCATGTTCAATCAGCGTTTGCAGGAATTAACGCAAAAAGAAAATCCTCCTTTCAATGGAGCAAGTGGCAGCTTTGGAACCTACGCAAGAGGATATGATGCATTTTCTGTTTATGCAGGTGCAGGAACAGGCGATGTAAAAAGAGCTATGCAGGTCTTGCTGGAAGAACTGGAACGTGTAAAGCGTTTTGGATTTACTGCAACAGAACTGGAGCGGTCAAAGAAAAACATGATTTCCTCTTATGAAAGATCATACAATAACCGGGATAAAAATGAAAGTGCAAACTATGTAGAAGAGTATATCAGCAATTTTCTGCAGAAAGATCCAACACCGGGTATCGAGTATGAATTTGAAAAAGTAAAAGAACTTCTTCCGGGCATCAGCATTGAAGAGGTAAATAACCTGGTGAATAAATACATTAAAGGAGTTGACAACAGGTTTACTTACATCACAGGACCAGAACCAAAAGCAATTGATAAAGTTCCAACTACAGAAGAGATGCTGGCTGTTTTTCCGGCAGTTGAGAAAGCTGACATCAAAGCTTATGAAGATAAAGTGGTTGCTTCTTCTTTGATCGAAAAGAAGCCAACAGCAGGGAAAGTAGTTTCAAAGAAAACTGATGCAAAGCTTGGTACAACTGAACTGACACTGAGCAATGGTGTGAAAGTAACCCTGAAATCAACTGACTTTAAAGCTGATCAGATCTTAATGTCGAGTGTAAGACCCGGCGGTAAAAATCTATATGGGCTGGCAGATAAATACAATGTGGAATATGCAGTGCCGATTGTACAGGCGATGGGAGTTGCTGATTTTTCACCAGTGGATCTGCGCAAGGTACTGGCAGGAAAAACGGTGCAGGTTACTCCGTTTATCAGTGCAGTAAGTGAAGGTGTTCGTGGAAACTCAACAGTAAAGGATCTGGAAACAATGTTTCAGTTAACCTGGCTGTATTTTACAAACCCACGCAGCGATACTTCCTTATTTAAATCATACCAGCAAAGGAATAAATCGCAGTATGCAATGGCAGGTGCTAATCCGCAGTTTGCATTTATTGATACATTGTACAATACCCTGTATAATAATAATCCGCAGGCACCAATTGCTTTACCAAAGGCTGACTACTTTGAAAAAATCAATCTAAAGCGAAGTCTTGAAATTTATAAAGAACGTTTTGCGGATGCAGGAAGCATGAACTTTGTTTTTGTTGGAAGCTTTAAGGAGGAAGAAATCATTCCTTTAATAGAGCAGTATATTGGCAGTTTGCCGGCCACAGCGAAAAAGTTTGCAACTGTTGATAATAAAGTGCGGCCAATAAAAGGCAAAAAAGAAATGATTGTGAAAAAAGGCAAGGAAGAAAAGAGCTTGATCATTCAATTCCATTCGGGTGAAGTGCCCTATAGTCAGTCACTGGAACTAAAAGCACAGGCTGCAACAGAGGTGCTGAACATCCGCATTATTGAAGAACTGCGTGAAAAGATTGGTGGTATTTACGGCGGCGGTATTTATGGTGGACTGGAACAGCAACCTTACGGTAACTACACATTTGCAGTACAGTTGCCATGCGGCCCTGAAAAGGCTGACACCTTGATAAAAGCTGTGAACAAAGAGATCAAGGACATTGCAACAAAAGGCCCTTCACAAAAGAACCTTGATAAAGTAAAACAGCAATGGCGTGAACAGCACAAGATTGACCTGAAAGAAAATGGTAACTGGCTGACTGCTTTAACCGAAAGCAAGTTTCCCGGAAATGATATCAATTATTTTGTGGACTATGAAAAGTATGTGGATCAGCTCACAGTGAAAGATGTGCAGGAGGCCGCAGCGAAATTGCTGAATGGCCCCAATGTATTAACCGCTGCGCAAATGCCGGAGAATGACGCGCCGAGTGAGAAAAATAATACCGCAGAGAGAGAGAATAAGGTAATCGAGTCAATTGAAATTGACCAGCCGGATATTAAAATTGAGCTGTTCGACAATGGAGAAATTGATGGCGATACAGTAACAGTTTATTTCAACAGCTACCCCGTGGTGAGCAAAAAGCAGTTAACGGCGAATGTGATTACCCTCAATGTAAAAGCATTGAAGAACAGGAAAAACAACCTGGTTCTGTTTGCTGAAAACCTCGGCAAAACACCGCCAAATACAGCATTGATGCGGGTTACAGCAGGTACAAAGGTGTACAATATCACTGTTGAAAGCGATAAGAAAAAGAACGGAATGATTGTTTTTAAATGGAAGGAATAA
- a CDS encoding RidA family protein, producing MSKRQLISSGSPWEDVVGYSRAVRVGNVVEVAGTTAVDGDRVIGDGNVYEQTRFIFQKINKALQEAGSSLEHVVRTRMYITDISKWEEAGKAHGEVFKQIKPASTMVEVTALIDARLLIEIEATAIIPNL from the coding sequence ATGAGCAAGCGTCAGTTAATCAGTTCCGGTTCACCATGGGAAGATGTGGTGGGTTATTCAAGAGCTGTAAGGGTGGGAAATGTGGTGGAAGTAGCAGGTACAACAGCTGTTGACGGCGACCGGGTTATTGGAGATGGAAATGTTTATGAGCAAACCCGTTTTATCTTCCAAAAGATCAACAAAGCATTACAGGAGGCTGGTTCTTCGCTGGAGCATGTTGTAAGAACAAGAATGTACATCACCGATATTTCAAAATGGGAGGAAGCAGGAAAAGCACATGGTGAGGTATTTAAACAGATAAAACCAGCTTCCACAATGGTAGAAGTAACTGCCCTGATAGACGCCCGTTTATTGATTGAAATTGAGGCAACCGCCATTATCCCAAACCTTTGA
- a CDS encoding murein L,D-transpeptidase catalytic domain family protein produces the protein MLQQTFFVATAILLITCSNKTDNKTSATEKAFSKTISAHDKESTETKRVADFASRLKKYAANNGYNQSICYLVDMKKESGENRFYVYDLKAGKIIHRALVTHGSCGNSFFSKREYGNTVGCNCSSLGKYKIGKKYYGRFGLAYKLHGLESSNSKAFERFVVLHAHSCIPDNEVTPYPICLSNGCPTVSPNFLQTLAGFIDKSKQPILLWIFE, from the coding sequence ATGCTGCAACAAACATTTTTTGTCGCTACTGCTATTCTTTTAATTACCTGTTCAAACAAAACAGACAATAAAACTTCAGCAACTGAAAAAGCTTTTTCAAAAACCATATCTGCACATGATAAAGAATCAACGGAAACAAAACGTGTTGCAGACTTTGCCAGTCGCTTAAAAAAATATGCAGCCAATAATGGATACAATCAATCCATCTGTTATTTGGTTGATATGAAAAAAGAAAGCGGAGAAAACAGGTTCTATGTGTACGATTTAAAAGCAGGCAAAATTATACATAGAGCATTGGTAACACATGGCAGCTGCGGTAATTCATTTTTCAGCAAAAGAGAATACGGAAATACTGTTGGCTGTAACTGCTCTTCATTGGGAAAATATAAAATCGGAAAAAAATATTACGGCCGTTTTGGCCTGGCGTATAAACTGCACGGGCTTGAAAGCAGCAACAGCAAAGCATTTGAACGATTTGTTGTTTTACATGCACACAGCTGTATACCTGATAATGAAGTAACACCCTATCCTATTTGTTTGAGTAACGGATGCCCAACTGTATCTCCAAATTTTCTGCAAACACTTGCAGGATTCATTGACAAAAGCAAACAGCCAATCTTACTCTGGATCTTTGAATAA
- a CDS encoding metal-dependent hydrolase — MKFTYYGHSCFNVDVQGKKLLFDPFSSPNELAALVDINKIEADYILISHGHEDHIADCVSIAKRTGALVICNWEIYLWLQKQGVENIHPMNTGGKKTFDFGTVKCMAAQHSSSLPDGSYGGNPMGFVVMADKNFYYSGDTALSLDMQLVPQGAPIAFSIMPIGDNFTMGYEDAVRAAHMISIHTVIGVHYNTFPYIVIDTEKAKQHFAKNGLELKLPGIGETIEI, encoded by the coding sequence ATGAAGTTTACCTATTACGGTCACTCCTGTTTTAATGTAGACGTACAAGGAAAGAAATTACTCTTTGATCCTTTTAGTTCTCCAAATGAACTGGCTGCACTGGTAGATATAAACAAAATAGAAGCCGATTATATCCTCATAAGCCATGGCCATGAAGATCATATTGCCGATTGTGTAAGTATTGCCAAACGAACTGGCGCATTGGTGATCTGCAACTGGGAAATCTATCTCTGGTTGCAAAAACAGGGAGTGGAAAACATTCACCCCATGAATACCGGAGGCAAAAAAACCTTTGACTTTGGAACAGTGAAATGTATGGCAGCCCAGCATTCTTCCTCCCTGCCTGATGGATCGTATGGTGGAAACCCGATGGGATTTGTAGTAATGGCAGATAAAAACTTTTATTACAGTGGCGATACAGCACTAAGCTTAGATATGCAATTAGTACCGCAGGGTGCGCCGATTGCGTTCTCTATCATGCCAATTGGCGATAATTTTACAATGGGATATGAAGATGCAGTAAGAGCAGCACACATGATCAGCATTCATACAGTAATCGGTGTTCATTACAATACCTTTCCTTACATTGTAATAGATACAGAAAAAGCGAAACAGCATTTCGCAAAGAACGGATTGGAACTGAAACTGCCGGGTATTGGTGAAACAATAGAGATTTGA
- a CDS encoding DUF4920 domain-containing protein yields MKKLLQILPLILFTITVNAQQTEDDIYVGKSRTFGNYRGADIKTAKPMKGQSIITGIVLKVDWCEEDCFTVWVKKDDGTTVAVGTKDYGFTVPKKIVGKRIIIEGVEPSKLIPEKKAVKKEYQKGVQVAATGIRIFTN; encoded by the coding sequence ATGAAGAAGCTATTGCAAATTCTGCCACTCATTTTATTTACCATTACCGTAAATGCCCAGCAAACTGAAGACGATATTTATGTTGGCAAAAGCAGAACCTTTGGAAATTACAGGGGAGCTGATATCAAAACGGCTAAACCAATGAAAGGTCAATCAATTATAACGGGCATAGTGTTAAAAGTTGACTGGTGCGAAGAAGACTGCTTCACAGTTTGGGTAAAAAAGGATGATGGAACTACAGTAGCAGTTGGAACAAAAGACTACGGATTTACTGTTCCAAAAAAAATTGTTGGCAAACGGATCATTATCGAAGGAGTAGAACCATCCAAACTCATACCTGAAAAAAAGGCAGTAAAAAAAGAGTATCAGAAAGGTGTTCAGGTTGCAGCAACCGGCATACGAATCTTTACTAACTGA
- the glgP gene encoding alpha-glucan family phosphorylase, translating to MSFNNFKVPYQADNEYSKRVAYFSMEFAVHQPLKIYSGGLGFLAGSHMRSAYELKQNLIGIGILWKYGYYDQARNQDQTLQVQWNEKIYNFLEDTGIKFQINIHEHPVWVKAWYLNPETFKSAPMFLLSTDLPENDYVSQTICHRLYDANVATKVAQFILLGVGGAKLIDELGFMPDVYHLNEAHAISSAFYLYKKFENVEEVKKRMVFTTHTPEEAGNEKHDIHLCEKMSYFCGVPLDTVRKLTGIYDDQFNHSLAALRFARISNGVSALHGEVSRKMWANYENVAPITSVTNAQNWRYWADKQLYFSMDEKNDERFDDRKKYLKKRAFDLVADQTGKLLDPDVLTIVWARRFAGYKRAELITRDLDRFNALMSNKKYPVQIIWAGKPYPVDYPAISDFNNLVHLSKNYKNIAVCTGYELSLSKRLKQGADVWLNNPRVPREASGTSGMTAAMNGAVNFSTFDGWICEFANHGNNSFIVPPVDYSAMSTPEQDQYDLDQVYEILENQILPLYYDNYQVWRQITHNGMRDVRFQFDSNRMADEYYKLLYNKK from the coding sequence ATGTCGTTTAATAATTTTAAAGTTCCGTACCAGGCTGACAATGAATATTCAAAAAGAGTGGCTTATTTCTCCATGGAATTTGCCGTACATCAACCCTTAAAAATTTACAGTGGTGGTCTTGGCTTTTTAGCCGGTTCTCATATGCGCAGTGCCTATGAACTAAAGCAGAATTTAATTGGTATAGGTATTTTGTGGAAGTACGGTTATTATGACCAGGCCCGCAACCAGGATCAAACCCTGCAGGTGCAGTGGAACGAAAAAATCTACAACTTTTTAGAAGATACAGGTATCAAATTCCAGATCAATATTCATGAACACCCGGTTTGGGTAAAAGCGTGGTATTTGAACCCGGAAACCTTCAAAAGTGCCCCGATGTTTTTATTGAGCACAGATTTGCCTGAAAATGATTACGTATCGCAGACCATCTGTCACCGCTTGTACGATGCTAATGTTGCTACCAAAGTGGCCCAGTTTATTTTGTTGGGTGTTGGTGGTGCCAAACTGATTGATGAACTCGGTTTTATGCCTGATGTATATCATCTCAATGAAGCACATGCTATTTCTTCTGCTTTTTATCTCTACAAGAAATTTGAAAATGTTGAAGAGGTGAAGAAACGTATGGTGTTTACTACGCATACACCAGAAGAAGCAGGTAATGAAAAACATGATATTCACCTCTGTGAAAAAATGAGTTATTTCTGCGGTGTTCCGTTAGATACTGTTAGAAAACTTACAGGCATTTACGACGATCAGTTTAATCATTCACTGGCTGCCTTACGTTTTGCACGCATCTCCAATGGTGTAAGTGCATTGCATGGCGAAGTGAGCCGTAAGATGTGGGCGAACTATGAAAATGTTGCTCCTATTACAAGTGTTACAAATGCACAGAACTGGCGTTACTGGGCCGACAAGCAATTGTATTTCTCTATGGATGAGAAAAACGATGAACGCTTTGACGACCGTAAAAAATATTTAAAGAAAAGAGCATTTGATTTGGTTGCTGATCAAACAGGAAAATTGCTTGATCCCGATGTGTTGACAATTGTATGGGCACGCCGTTTTGCAGGTTACAAACGTGCAGAACTGATTACAAGAGACCTGGATCGTTTCAATGCATTAATGAGTAATAAGAAATATCCCGTACAAATTATCTGGGCCGGGAAACCTTATCCTGTTGATTATCCTGCCATCAGTGATTTCAATAATCTTGTTCACTTAAGCAAGAATTATAAAAACATTGCAGTTTGTACAGGATATGAACTTTCATTGAGCAAACGTCTGAAACAGGGTGCTGATGTGTGGTTAAACAATCCACGTGTACCCCGTGAAGCAAGCGGAACAAGTGGTATGACTGCTGCCATGAACGGTGCAGTTAACTTCAGTACGTTTGACGGATGGATCTGTGAGTTTGCCAATCATGGTAACAACAGCTTTATTGTTCCGCCGGTTGATTACAGTGCAATGAGTACACCGGAACAGGATCAGTACGATCTTGACCAGGTGTATGAAATCCTGGAGAACCAGATTCTTCCTTTGTACTACGATAACTACCAGGTATGGCGCCAGATTACGCATAACGGTATGAGAGATGTTCGTTTCCAGTTCGACAGTAACCGTATGGCTGATGAGTATTACAAACTGCTCTACAATAAAAAATAA
- a CDS encoding PorT family protein, which produces MKKYLVILLVTLTASATSFAQFRIGPKLGANMGKIEGSGFDEKYKLGYHVGVFAEIPLGKKWAIQPEVLWNQINTDTAYNIRQVYQNLANQNLSNPQLNYLSIPLLLTYKPAKVLSLQAGPQFGILINKDKTLIDNGGQAFKNGDFSMLFGAQLNILRIRVYGRYVIGLNDISDIGSQEEWKTTGFQLGVGLAL; this is translated from the coding sequence ATGAAAAAGTATCTTGTAATCTTACTTGTCACGCTTACAGCATCGGCTACATCTTTTGCACAGTTCCGCATTGGCCCAAAACTCGGTGCCAATATGGGGAAAATTGAAGGAAGTGGATTTGATGAAAAGTATAAACTTGGTTATCATGTAGGTGTATTTGCAGAAATACCGTTAGGAAAAAAATGGGCTATTCAACCAGAAGTATTGTGGAACCAGATTAATACAGATACTGCCTATAACATTAGGCAAGTGTATCAAAATCTTGCAAACCAGAATCTTTCCAACCCACAATTAAATTATTTGAGTATTCCATTGCTATTAACTTACAAGCCTGCAAAGGTTTTATCATTGCAGGCGGGGCCACAGTTCGGGATTTTGATCAATAAGGATAAAACACTGATTGATAATGGAGGGCAAGCATTTAAAAATGGCGATTTTTCTATGCTCTTTGGTGCACAACTGAATATTCTTCGTATAAGAGTATATGGTAGATATGTTATTGGATTAAATGATATCAGTGATATCGGCAGTCAGGAAGAATGGAAAACAACAGGTTTTCAACTTGGTGTTGGGTTAGCTTTGTAA
- a CDS encoding Nramp family divalent metal transporter — MKEKMQHPENSLSEVHGSVDTTQPQKGWRRILAYAGPAYLVSVGYMDPGNWATDLQGGAKFGYQLIWVLLMSNLMALLLQSLSARLGIVRRRDLAQANREAYPPVVNFCLYILAEIAIAACDLAEVLGMALGIYLLTGLPLIWGVGISVFDTLLLLWLQNYGIRKLEAFIIALVAIIGGSFLIEIFLSKPSLSEVAVGFIPTALNNQALYIAVGIIGATVMPHNLYLHSALVQTRKIGEDKQSIKRALKFNFIDSTIALNAAFFVNAAILVLAATVFFKTGNTQVARIEDAHQLLAPLLGTKLAPILFAIALIAAGQSSTITGTLAGQIVMEGYLRIRINPLLRRLLTRLIAIIPAVIVILVYGEEKVDDLLVFSQVILSLQLGFAVIPLIHFVSDKNTMGEFAIKLWVKIAAWAVGAVLVFLNVRLVVQEIMVVFTEDGMWFWKFFIPIIALGFIWLFLTMTFLPMVRKQLNKDNIKMHSAIPSLANLSVPAVNNIAVALDFSENDEKLIAYALNQGRKEASYIFMHIVESAPARLLGEASDDDETRKDRQRLEHYASTLELQGYKTSIALGYNNRIKEIVRIVKESKSDLLIMGAHRHKGLKDYVFGETIEAVRHEVNIPVLIVNV; from the coding sequence ATGAAAGAAAAAATGCAGCACCCTGAAAATTCATTGAGCGAAGTACACGGTTCAGTTGATACCACCCAGCCGCAAAAAGGCTGGAGACGTATACTTGCTTATGCAGGACCTGCCTATCTTGTAAGTGTAGGTTATATGGATCCGGGTAACTGGGCAACTGATTTGCAGGGTGGTGCCAAGTTTGGTTATCAGCTGATCTGGGTTTTGCTCATGAGTAACCTCATGGCTTTATTGCTGCAAAGTTTGAGTGCAAGGCTGGGCATTGTTCGCCGCAGAGATCTTGCACAGGCAAACAGGGAGGCCTATCCACCGGTAGTTAATTTTTGTTTATACATTCTGGCTGAGATTGCAATTGCGGCCTGTGATCTTGCTGAAGTATTGGGAATGGCATTGGGTATTTATCTGCTCACAGGTTTGCCATTAATCTGGGGCGTGGGAATCAGCGTATTTGATACTTTGCTATTATTATGGTTACAGAATTATGGTATCCGTAAACTGGAAGCATTCATCATAGCATTGGTTGCTATTATCGGCGGATCTTTTTTAATCGAAATCTTTTTATCAAAACCTTCTCTTTCTGAAGTAGCTGTGGGCTTTATTCCAACAGCATTAAATAACCAGGCCTTATATATTGCAGTTGGTATTATTGGTGCAACAGTAATGCCTCACAATCTTTACCTGCATTCTGCACTGGTACAAACAAGAAAGATTGGTGAAGACAAACAAAGTATAAAGCGGGCCCTGAAATTTAATTTTATCGACAGTACCATTGCACTGAATGCAGCCTTCTTTGTAAATGCAGCTATCCTCGTTTTAGCGGCTACTGTTTTCTTTAAAACTGGTAATACACAGGTAGCAAGGATCGAAGATGCACACCAGTTGCTGGCTCCTTTACTTGGTACAAAACTGGCTCCCATCTTATTTGCAATTGCGCTGATTGCCGCCGGACAAAGCAGTACCATTACCGGAACACTGGCCGGGCAAATTGTAATGGAAGGTTATTTACGCATTCGTATTAATCCTTTGCTTCGCCGTTTGCTTACAAGGTTAATTGCCATTATACCTGCTGTAATAGTGATCCTTGTGTATGGTGAAGAAAAAGTAGATGACCTGCTTGTCTTCAGCCAGGTGATACTCAGTTTACAGTTAGGTTTTGCAGTAATTCCATTAATTCATTTTGTAAGCGATAAAAACACCATGGGTGAGTTTGCCATAAAACTATGGGTGAAGATTGCAGCATGGGCTGTTGGTGCAGTTCTTGTGTTTTTAAATGTGAGGCTGGTTGTGCAGGAAATCATGGTAGTGTTTACAGAAGATGGAATGTGGTTCTGGAAATTCTTCATTCCAATCATTGCTCTCGGGTTTATCTGGCTGTTCTTAACAATGACATTCCTGCCAATGGTGCGGAAACAACTAAATAAAGACAATATTAAAATGCATAGTGCCATACCATCCTTAGCAAATCTCTCTGTTCCGGCAGTGAACAATATTGCTGTTGCACTCGACTTTTCTGAAAACGATGAAAAGCTGATTGCTTATGCCCTGAACCAGGGGCGGAAAGAGGCCAGTTATATCTTCATGCATATTGTAGAATCGGCACCGGCCAGGCTTCTTGGAGAGGCAAGTGATGATGATGAGACCCGTAAAGACAGGCAAAGGCTGGAACATTATGCTTCAACCCTTGAGCTGCAGGGATACAAAACCTCTATTGCTCTGGGCTACAATAACCGTATAAAAGAGATTGTGCGGATTGTAAAAGAAAGTAAATCCGATCTGCTGATCATGGGTGCCCACCGCCACAAGGGATTAAAAGACTATGTATTTGGTGAAACAATTGAAGCGGTTCGGCATGAAGTAAACATTCCTGTTTTAATTGTAAATGTTTAA
- a CDS encoding metallophosphoesterase: protein MRRLAGSWIFLLIFLLLDIYVFQALKIVAVGWAPKTRMIIYGIYWGISVVSLTLMLSIAFTNYESWHKLLRTYAFAIVIGLFLAKILASVFFMADDVRRVVQWAGSFIFPSWNPKNNGSTTGITRSMFLSWAGLAIGGGLFSSLLYGFSNKYKYNLQKLSLSFSNLPSAFKGFKIIHISDIHSGSFTDKEAVKKGIDKINQQNADVILFTGDLVNNSAEEMKEYMDIFSGLKAKHGVFATLGNHDYGFPSGETKEEVRQKQLANAEEVKAVHKQLGWKLLSNEHAMIERDGEHIALLGIDNTSAKANFPSFGKLPEAHAPAKDSPFKILMSHDPSHWNAEVTADFKDIDLTLAGHTHGMQFGVEIPGFRWSPVKYVYKQWAGLYEQANQKLYVNRGFGFIGYPGRVGILPEITLIELT, encoded by the coding sequence ATGAGAAGATTAGCCGGATCATGGATTTTTTTACTGATTTTTTTGTTGCTTGATATTTATGTGTTCCAGGCATTAAAAATTGTTGCTGTTGGCTGGGCTCCTAAAACAAGAATGATTATTTATGGAATTTACTGGGGCATCAGCGTTGTTTCTTTAACCTTAATGCTGAGTATTGCGTTTACCAATTATGAAAGCTGGCACAAACTGCTGCGAACCTATGCTTTTGCCATTGTAATTGGATTGTTCCTTGCCAAAATTTTAGCCAGTGTATTTTTTATGGCTGATGATGTAAGAAGAGTGGTGCAATGGGCTGGCAGCTTTATTTTCCCGAGTTGGAATCCGAAAAATAACGGCAGCACTACAGGCATTACCCGTTCTATGTTTTTAAGCTGGGCTGGTCTTGCAATTGGTGGCGGACTGTTTTCATCTTTACTGTATGGATTCAGTAACAAGTACAAATACAACCTGCAGAAACTGAGTTTAAGCTTCAGTAACCTTCCATCTGCATTCAAAGGGTTTAAGATTATTCATATCAGCGATATTCACAGCGGCAGCTTTACAGATAAGGAAGCAGTTAAAAAAGGGATTGATAAAATCAATCAGCAAAATGCAGATGTAATTTTGTTTACCGGCGACCTGGTAAATAACTCAGCTGAAGAGATGAAAGAATACATGGATATTTTCAGCGGCTTGAAAGCGAAGCATGGTGTATTTGCAACTTTGGGTAATCATGATTATGGATTTCCATCGGGTGAAACAAAAGAAGAAGTACGGCAAAAGCAATTGGCCAATGCAGAAGAAGTAAAGGCGGTTCATAAACAGCTTGGCTGGAAATTACTGAGTAATGAGCATGCAATGATTGAAAGAGATGGCGAGCATATTGCATTACTTGGTATCGATAATACCAGTGCAAAAGCTAATTTTCCGTCATTTGGAAAACTACCGGAAGCACATGCCCCGGCAAAAGATTCGCCGTTTAAGATATTGATGAGTCATGATCCATCGCACTGGAATGCAGAAGTAACTGCTGATTTTAAAGACATAGATCTTACACTGGCAGGGCATACACATGGAATGCAGTTTGGAGTAGAGATTCCCGGTTTTCGCTGGAGCCCCGTGAAATATGTATACAAACAATGGGCTGGGTTGTATGAGCAGGCCAATCAAAAATTATATGTGAACCGTGGTTTTGGATTTATTGGTTACCCCGGCCGGGTAGGTATTTTACCCGAAATCACATTGATTGAGCTAACATAA